Below is a window of Corynebacterium kalinowskii DNA.
GGTAAGGATGGTGACAGCCTCTCCGACCTCGAAGTCGACCTTTGGAGCCTTCTTTGACTCAGTCATTGGCTGAGCAATCAGCTTCTCGCCCTCGGCGTTGGTGGAGTCAGCCTCACCCTCAGCTGGAGCGGTCTGCGGCATCAGGAACTTTGCAACGTCGCGGTGCTTGACCGGGGTGGCGTTGCCCTCGTTACCAACGAAGGACGTCACGCCTGGGGTGTCGCGCACAACAGACCAAGAACGATCATTGACATCCATGCGGACGAGGACGTAACCCGGAAGCAGCTTACGCTTGACCAGCTTGCGCTTGCCATCGCGAATCTCGGTTACTTCCTCGATGGGAACGACAACATCGTAGATGGAGTCCTCAACCTCGAGGGTCTGGGCACGCATATCCAGGTTGGTCTTCACCTTGTTTTCGTAGCCGGAGTAGCACTGGATGATGTACCACTGACCAGGGAGCTTCTTGAGCTCACGAATGTAGCCGCGCAGACGCGTCTTGTACTCTGCCAGAGCGGCATCCTCAGCGCTGAGCTCCGTATCGCCGAGAGCTTCCGCAGCCTCCGCGAGTTCAGCGTCGTTAGCCTGCTCCTTTGCCTCCGCTGCCTGGGCAGCGTCAGTCAGATCAGTATCCAGATCAGTTTCAGGCGTGAATTCGTCGCTCATTGTGTACTTTCTTTTCGAAGCCGGTTTGTTCTTAAGTCTACCCTTGGGG
It encodes the following:
- the nusG gene encoding transcription termination/antitermination protein NusG, which translates into the protein MSDEFTPETDLDTDLTDAAQAAEAKEQANDAELAEAAEALGDTELSAEDAALAEYKTRLRGYIRELKKLPGQWYIIQCYSGYENKVKTNLDMRAQTLEVEDSIYDVVVPIEEVTEIRDGKRKLVKRKLLPGYVLVRMDVNDRSWSVVRDTPGVTSFVGNEGNATPVKHRDVAKFLMPQTAPAEGEADSTNAEGEKLIAQPMTESKKAPKVDFEVGEAVTILTGALASVSATISEIDVESGKLQALVSIFGRETPVELTFDQVEKIS